CGAATTATGAGCATTTTAGAAAAAAGTAATTGCAATAACGAATTAGATGAAAGTATGATCAAGCTTTTGCAAGAAACTGAAGAAATTAATCTAATTAAATCTTTACTTCAGTTTAAAGAGTATTTGCATGATAGCGCAAAAACTTTAGAACCATATCTGGTTACAAAATCTTTGCTTATGATTGCAGAAAAACTACATCAATTTTACAATAAACACAAAGTTATTGGTGAAAATAAAGATTTAAGTTGTGCAAGGGTGGGATTAATTAAAACCGTTGCTTTTGTTTTGGCTTTGGGTCTATCATTAATTGGTATTCAAGCAAAGAACAAAATGTGAGGTTATTATGGATCAAGAAAAATTTAAATTTGATCAAAGCAACCAAAACTCACAAAGAAAAACGAGTTTTGGAATTTGGACATTGATTATCTCAATTATAATTGCTTTTGGTTTTGGCTATGGTATAGGTTTTGTTTCATCTGCTTATTTTAGAAATATCAATATAAACAAAGAACTTGCAAGTAATATACAGATACTTCAAGCTAACAACACTTCATCTGCCGAACCACAAAAACCAAAATCAATTACAAATAACCAGGCTAAAATAACTATTCAAACAAATAGCACAAATACCACAAAATCTGAGATAAATGCAATTGTTAACAGTCTTGTCAATCAAACAAATGAAACCAAAAGCTCAAAAACGCAAGAAATCCAAAAATCTGCGCAACAAATAGCTACACAGGCTAAACCAAAAATACATGAAATTAAAAACTCAACTACAAACGTTAATGAACAAAAAGTACCTAGTCAGCAAAAGGTACCTAAAGAACAAGCCAATTACATCGTTCAAGTTGCATCATTTCCTGATAGATCGAAAGCATTAAATTTGGTTATTTCACTTATCCAAAAAGGCTATAATGCTTCAAGTGAGCAGACAATAATAAATAATACTCCATACACAAGAGTAATAATAGCAGTTCATAGTCTTTCACAGGCAAATAAAATTGCAGAAAAATTAAAAACAGAAGGCATAACAAATTTGCCTATAATATATGAG
The DNA window shown above is from Desulfurella sp. and carries:
- a CDS encoding SPOR domain-containing protein, with the protein product MDQEKFKFDQSNQNSQRKTSFGIWTLIISIIIAFGFGYGIGFVSSAYFRNININKELASNIQILQANNTSSAEPQKPKSITNNQAKITIQTNSTNTTKSEINAIVNSLVNQTNETKSSKTQEIQKSAQQIATQAKPKIHEIKNSTTNVNEQKVPSQQKVPKEQANYIVQVASFPDRSKALNLVISLIQKGYNASSEQTIINNTPYTRVIIAVHSLSQANKIAEKLKTEGITNLPIIYERKQ